From Pararge aegeria chromosome 9, ilParAegt1.1, whole genome shotgun sequence, the proteins below share one genomic window:
- the LOC120626532 gene encoding uncharacterized protein LOC120626532 yields MPKRKFKDSEVDYINYKIRKLERKLDVLRTRRESSTSSSSSESLILQYNKGEEIVVCSRPPSPIEEVEITTENAEMDIPHPEVPITSDDVAIINEVPEPVEVPTLENENLPDEIIEILGQDPTSISEYSSEIRKALADRLIHIATTGLDKEARKELFRNKKYFIPSNCKQIAAPLLNLEIKAALTEHVLKRDKGMEARQKQIASAISCFAQVMDLQIQNQADSKIIKDIMEGLRMLCDIQYTDSMKRRYFISSCLKKEVNDHLSQTKIDKYIFGKNVAETLKTAKIVSKSGTEIRVQDVNSKTVIKRKTQPQPSTSRGLNWKAPPARRQPAQTRSRPPVHAQKPDYSSKGSRQQQQQHQQRNTRRF; encoded by the exons ATGCCTAAAAGGAAGTTTAAGGACAGTGAGGtcgattatattaattataaaataagaaaattggaACGAAAATTGGACGTATTACGTACACGTAGAGAATCGTCGACCTCTTCGTCATCATCGGAGTCCCTTATACtacaatataataaag GCGAGGAAATTGTGGTTTGCTCAAGGCCACCCAGTCCAATAGAAGAAGTTGAAATTACGACGGAAAATGCGGAGATGGACATACCGCATCCTGAGGTACCTATAACGTCTGATGATGTTGCAATTATTAATGAGGTACCGGAACCCGTAGAAGTACCTACGCTGGAAAATGAGAACCTGCCCGACGAGATCATAGAAATTTTGGGACAAGACCCAACATCCATTTCCGAATATAGTTCAGAAATTCGTAAAGCGTTAGCCGACCGCTTAATCCATATAGCCACTACAGGTCTTGATAAGGAAGcgcgcaaggaattgtttcgaaacaaaaaatatttcattcctAGCAACTGCAAGCAAATCGCGGCACCGTTACTCAATCTTGAAATCAAGGCCGCCTTGACGGAACACGTGTTAAAACGCGATAAGGGTATGGAAGCTAGACAAAAACAAATCGCTTCAGCCATTTCTTGTTTCGCTCAAGTAATGGACTTACAAATACAAAATCAGGCAGATAGCAAAATAATAAAGGACATTATGGAAGGATTAAGGATGCTTTGCGATATTCAATACACGGACTCAATGAAAAGAAGATATTTTATCTCGTCATGCCTCAAAAAAGAAGTGAATGATCATCTTTCACAAACAAAAATAGATAAGTATATTTTTGGTAAAAATGTAGCTGAGACTTTAAAGACTGCTAAGATAGTCTCGAAGTCGGGAACAGAAATAAGGGTTCAAGACGTTAACAGTAAAACAGTAATTAAGAGAAAAACACAACCTCAACCGTCAACCTCAAGAGGTTTAAACTGGAAAGCTCCGCCGGCGCGCAGGCAGCCGGCCCAAACCAGGAGCCGCCCGCCTGTTCACGCGCAGAAGCCCGACTACTCATCGAAAGGGTCGcggcagcagcagcagcagcatcAGCAACGGAACACGCGCCGATTTTAA